One stretch of Streptomyces sp. 135 DNA includes these proteins:
- a CDS encoding LeuA family protein yields MNSATPADTSVTPDVWFSWNDVDVEADPADEAALAPTGLLFDETLRDGLQAPNVTNPQLAQKLRIVDHMVRCGIRAADLGFPGSDPAAARECLEIARHVAGRRHPLAIGYAGRTHPADIHAICEIAQQAQLPVDAYVFIGVSPIRQYVEEWDVTSIERTIRAAVRSCDREGVTFVLVLEDTVRCTPEVLSRVYDVAIDTGVGRLCLCDTVGAALPGGTAALIRWTRRYFAGRGHAVALEWHGHNDRGLALANSLTALSLGCARVHGTILGVGERTGNASLDQLVLNSALDGASGYDLMALREYAEYAEEVLGVPIPQNHPALGADVFKTSAGVHASAILKAHEKGDTLLKDAVYSSVPAALFGREQDVLVDEASGANNVRYWLTTHGFDSGDDAVVKAVLEKAKAGRGPLTDAQIRQIIATAP; encoded by the coding sequence GTGAACTCAGCCACGCCCGCGGACACATCGGTCACGCCCGACGTCTGGTTCTCCTGGAACGACGTCGACGTCGAAGCCGACCCCGCCGATGAGGCGGCTCTCGCGCCCACGGGCCTGCTCTTCGACGAGACGCTGCGCGACGGGCTCCAGGCCCCGAACGTCACCAACCCCCAACTCGCGCAGAAACTGCGGATCGTCGACCACATGGTCCGCTGCGGGATCCGCGCCGCCGACCTGGGCTTCCCCGGATCCGACCCGGCCGCCGCCAGGGAGTGCCTGGAGATCGCCCGACACGTCGCCGGCCGGCGCCACCCGCTGGCCATCGGATACGCGGGCCGCACGCACCCCGCGGACATCCACGCCATCTGCGAGATCGCCCAGCAGGCCCAACTGCCTGTGGATGCCTATGTGTTCATCGGCGTCAGCCCCATCCGGCAGTACGTCGAGGAATGGGACGTCACCTCCATCGAGCGGACGATCCGCGCGGCGGTGCGCTCCTGCGACCGCGAGGGTGTCACCTTCGTCCTCGTCCTGGAGGACACGGTCCGGTGCACGCCCGAGGTGCTGAGCCGCGTCTACGACGTGGCGATCGACACCGGGGTGGGGCGGCTGTGCCTGTGCGACACCGTGGGCGCCGCGCTGCCCGGCGGCACCGCGGCCCTGATCCGCTGGACCCGCCGCTACTTCGCCGGGCGCGGACACGCCGTGGCCCTCGAATGGCACGGGCACAACGACCGGGGCCTGGCGCTCGCCAACTCGCTGACCGCGCTCTCCCTCGGCTGCGCCCGCGTGCACGGCACGATCCTGGGCGTCGGTGAGCGCACCGGGAACGCGTCCCTGGACCAGCTCGTCCTCAACAGCGCCCTCGACGGCGCCTCGGGGTACGACCTCATGGCGCTGCGCGAGTACGCCGAGTACGCCGAGGAGGTGCTCGGCGTGCCGATCCCGCAGAACCATCCGGCGCTGGGCGCGGACGTCTTCAAGACCAGCGCCGGCGTGCACGCCTCCGCGATCCTCAAGGCCCACGAGAAGGGCGACACGCTGCTCAAGGACGCCGTGTACTCCAGCGTGCCCGCCGCCCTGTTCGGACGCGAGCAGGACGTCCTCGTCGACGAGGCGTCCGGCGCCAACAACGTCCGGTACTGGCTGACCACCCACGGCTTTGACAGCGGCGACGACGCGGTGGTCAAAGCCGTACTCGAAAAGGCCAAGGCCGGACGCGGCCCGCTCACCGACGCACAGATAAGGCAGATCATTGCGACAGCACCTTGA
- the ccrA gene encoding crotonyl-CoA carboxylase/reductase: MHAIREAILASGGRGPLTPREAARLPLPESYRAAVLRREDTEMFAGMPSAEKDPRKSVHIQDVPLPELGPGEALVAVMASSVNYNTVWSSIFEPLPTFAFLERYGRLSELSKRHDLPYHIIGSDLAGVVLRTGAGVNSWKPGDEVVAHCLSVELESSDGHNDTMLDPEQRIWGFETNFGGLAEIALVKSNQLMPKPDHLSWEEAASPGLVNSTAYRQLVSRNGAGMKQGDNVLIWGASGGLGSYATQFALAGGANPICVVSSPQKAEICRAMGAEAIIDRNAEGYKFWKDERTQDPKEWKRFGKRIRELTGGEDIDIVFEHPGRETFGASVYVTRKGGTITTCASTSGYMHEYDNRYLWMSLKRIIGSHFANYREAWEANRLIAKGKIHPTLSKVYSLEDTGQAAYDVHRNLHQGKVGVLALAPQEGLGVRDPEKRARHIDAINRFRIGGDQ; this comes from the coding sequence ATGCACGCGATCCGCGAGGCGATCCTCGCGTCCGGGGGGAGGGGCCCGCTGACCCCGCGGGAAGCGGCACGCCTTCCGCTGCCGGAGTCGTACCGCGCCGCGGTGCTGCGCCGTGAAGACACCGAGATGTTCGCGGGGATGCCCAGCGCGGAGAAGGACCCGCGCAAGTCCGTGCACATCCAGGACGTGCCGCTCCCCGAACTGGGCCCCGGCGAGGCCCTGGTGGCTGTCATGGCGTCCTCGGTGAACTACAACACCGTATGGTCGTCGATCTTCGAGCCGCTGCCGACGTTCGCGTTCCTGGAGCGCTACGGCCGGCTCAGCGAGCTGAGCAAGCGCCATGACCTGCCGTACCACATCATCGGTTCCGACCTCGCGGGCGTCGTGCTGCGCACCGGCGCCGGCGTGAACTCCTGGAAGCCCGGCGACGAGGTCGTCGCGCACTGCCTGAGCGTCGAGCTGGAGTCCTCCGACGGCCACAACGACACGATGCTCGACCCCGAGCAGCGCATCTGGGGTTTTGAGACCAACTTCGGCGGCCTGGCGGAGATCGCACTCGTCAAGTCCAACCAGCTGATGCCGAAGCCCGACCACCTGAGCTGGGAGGAGGCCGCCTCGCCGGGCCTGGTGAACTCCACCGCCTACCGCCAGCTCGTCTCGCGCAACGGCGCCGGCATGAAGCAGGGCGACAACGTCCTGATCTGGGGCGCCAGCGGCGGACTCGGCAGTTATGCCACGCAGTTCGCGCTCGCCGGCGGGGCCAACCCCATCTGCGTGGTCTCCAGCCCGCAGAAGGCGGAGATCTGCCGCGCCATGGGCGCCGAGGCGATCATCGACCGCAACGCCGAGGGCTACAAGTTCTGGAAGGACGAGCGCACCCAGGACCCCAAGGAGTGGAAGCGCTTCGGCAAGCGCATCCGCGAGCTGACCGGCGGCGAGGACATCGACATCGTCTTCGAGCACCCCGGCCGCGAGACGTTCGGCGCGAGCGTGTACGTCACCCGCAAGGGCGGCACCATCACCACCTGCGCCTCGACCTCGGGCTACATGCACGAGTACGACAACCGCTACCTGTGGATGTCGCTGAAGCGCATCATCGGTTCCCACTTCGCCAACTACCGCGAGGCCTGGGAGGCCAACCGCCTCATCGCCAAGGGCAAGATCCACCCGACGCTCTCGAAGGTGTACTCCCTGGAGGACACCGGCCAGGCCGCCTACGACGTCCACCGCAACCTCCACCAGGGCAAGGTCGGTGTCCTCGCCCTCGCCCCCCAGGAGGGCCTCGGCGTCCGCGACCCGGAGAAGCGCGCCCGGCACATCGACGCCATCAACCGCTTCCGTATCGGAGGGGACCAGTGA
- the ccrA gene encoding crotonyl-CoA carboxylase/reductase: protein MTTLTETVQAAGTGDDLERCPLPDTYRAAHIRAQDTEMFTGVQDKDVRKSLHVGSVPMPEIAPDEVLIAVMASAINYNTVWSAMFEPLPTFGFLKHLAAQGGWHARHDQPHHVLGSDASGVVVRVGSAVQHWKPGDHVVVATAHINDQEPASHADGMMGEDQRAWGFETNFGGLADYAVARASQLLPKPAHLSWEEAACNPLCAGTAYRMLVSDRGARMKQGDTVLIWGASGGLGSYALQFVRNGGGTAIGVVSSPEKAATVRELGCDVVIDRTEIEQGDPGSLQRPDGWKRLGKAIRKAVGEDPHIVFEHVGKATFAASVFLARRGGTVVTCGSSTGYQHQFDNRYLWMKLKRIIGSHGANLQEQWETNRLISNGRIVPALSAVYSLDDAAEAARSVQTNQHIGKVGVLCLAPRPGLGITDPAARERIGADRIELFRNAAGGGR, encoded by the coding sequence ATGACGACCCTCACCGAGACGGTGCAGGCCGCGGGCACGGGCGACGACCTGGAGCGGTGCCCGCTCCCCGACACCTACCGCGCCGCGCACATCCGCGCGCAGGACACCGAGATGTTCACCGGCGTGCAGGACAAGGACGTCCGCAAGTCGCTGCACGTCGGTTCGGTGCCGATGCCCGAGATCGCCCCGGACGAGGTGCTGATCGCGGTCATGGCCAGCGCCATCAACTACAACACCGTCTGGTCGGCCATGTTCGAGCCGCTGCCGACCTTCGGTTTCCTCAAGCACCTCGCCGCGCAGGGCGGATGGCACGCCCGGCACGACCAGCCGCACCACGTCCTCGGCTCCGACGCGTCCGGCGTCGTCGTACGCGTCGGCTCCGCCGTGCAGCACTGGAAGCCCGGCGACCACGTGGTCGTGGCCACCGCCCACATCAACGACCAGGAACCGGCCAGCCACGCCGACGGCATGATGGGCGAGGACCAGCGCGCCTGGGGCTTCGAGACCAACTTCGGCGGGCTCGCCGACTACGCGGTGGCCCGCGCCAGCCAACTCCTGCCCAAGCCCGCCCACTTGTCGTGGGAGGAGGCGGCCTGCAACCCGCTGTGCGCGGGCACCGCCTACCGCATGCTCGTCAGTGACCGCGGCGCCCGCATGAAGCAGGGCGACACCGTGCTGATCTGGGGCGCGAGCGGCGGCCTCGGCAGCTACGCCCTGCAGTTCGTACGCAACGGAGGCGGCACCGCCATCGGTGTCGTCAGCTCCCCGGAGAAGGCGGCGACCGTCCGCGAGCTGGGCTGCGACGTCGTCATCGACCGCACCGAGATCGAGCAGGGCGATCCGGGCAGCCTCCAGCGGCCCGACGGCTGGAAGCGCCTGGGCAAGGCCATCCGCAAGGCCGTGGGCGAGGACCCTCACATCGTCTTCGAACACGTCGGCAAGGCCACCTTCGCGGCGTCCGTGTTCCTCGCCCGGCGCGGCGGCACCGTGGTCACCTGCGGGTCGAGCACCGGCTACCAGCACCAGTTCGACAACCGCTACCTGTGGATGAAGCTCAAGCGCATCATCGGCAGCCACGGTGCCAACCTCCAGGAACAGTGGGAGACCAACCGCCTCATCTCCAACGGCCGCATCGTGCCCGCCCTGTCGGCCGTGTACAGCCTGGACGACGCCGCCGAGGCGGCACGCAGCGTCCAGACCAACCAGCACATCGGCAAGGTCGGCGTGCTCTGCCTGGCTCCCCGGCCCGGCCTCGGCATCACGGACCCGGCGGCCCGTGAACGCATCGGCGCCGACCGCATCGAGCTGTTCCGCAACGCCGCCGGAGGTGGCCGCTGA
- a CDS encoding acyl-CoA dehydrogenase family protein produces MPLNILRDMIHGTLPWDRLCALPEASDADRRSADQAVAALQEILDEHVDPRAVDAGRPLDDALVRALADAGFLAMLLPREDGGLGLSEYGAFRVYETAAAHSPAVSMMLAGHNSLGPSTYLPTLPEGPLRDLLARHLAEGSLSAIASTEPEGAANTGRTAVARRSADGTGHLLSGDKVFITNGSRARLLAVTATIEENGQVGLFFVEAPAPGFEVVAEHEFMGLHGAPTAHIRMTDVFVPDGHMVSAHEQWRTASPFAELHTLARVYLISAPSMALARRSLAWARDWVATRRVDGKELGSYEAVQCMIAASTADVYAMDSAVRWALARQGTEAPLWERDALKNITSMGAWRVTDRTVSLLGAQGYESARGKAARGVPDLPAEQAQRDVRGLRIGGGVDFNLDRVLAARLLATYYRGEQPGATGPVTPVTPGATALSAANQGHLAQVERDVRRLADACRALTATLPPAELLARQETLITVNRIVTELFSQAVVLARTAHTASADTAAPLAQDLADVHCDASQERLAGLWDRLARDVPAAYPRLAQAWMDGESAGLLHI; encoded by the coding sequence ATGCCCCTGAACATCCTGCGGGACATGATCCACGGCACGCTTCCCTGGGACCGGCTGTGCGCCCTGCCCGAGGCGTCCGACGCGGACCGGCGCTCGGCCGACCAGGCGGTGGCCGCACTCCAGGAGATCCTCGACGAGCACGTGGACCCGCGCGCCGTCGACGCGGGCCGCCCCCTGGACGACGCTCTGGTGCGCGCCCTCGCCGACGCCGGATTCCTGGCCATGCTCCTGCCCCGCGAGGACGGCGGCCTCGGCCTGTCCGAGTACGGCGCGTTCCGGGTCTACGAGACGGCCGCCGCCCACAGCCCGGCGGTGAGCATGATGCTGGCGGGCCACAACTCGCTGGGCCCCAGCACCTATCTGCCCACGCTGCCCGAGGGGCCCCTGCGGGACCTGCTGGCCCGGCACCTCGCCGAGGGCTCGCTGTCCGCCATCGCCAGCACGGAGCCGGAGGGTGCCGCCAACACCGGCCGCACCGCGGTCGCCCGCCGCAGCGCGGACGGCACCGGCCATCTGCTCAGCGGCGACAAGGTGTTCATCACCAACGGCTCACGGGCCCGGCTGCTCGCCGTCACCGCCACCATCGAGGAGAACGGGCAGGTCGGCCTGTTCTTCGTCGAGGCGCCCGCGCCCGGCTTCGAGGTGGTCGCCGAGCACGAGTTCATGGGGCTGCACGGCGCGCCCACCGCCCACATTCGGATGACCGACGTCTTCGTGCCGGACGGCCACATGGTCTCGGCGCACGAACAGTGGCGCACCGCCTCGCCCTTCGCCGAACTGCACACGCTCGCCCGCGTCTACCTGATCAGCGCACCGTCCATGGCCCTCGCCCGGCGCAGCCTCGCCTGGGCCCGCGACTGGGTCGCCACGCGCCGCGTCGACGGCAAGGAACTCGGATCCTACGAAGCCGTGCAGTGCATGATCGCCGCATCGACTGCCGACGTGTACGCGATGGACAGCGCGGTGCGCTGGGCGCTCGCCCGGCAGGGCACCGAGGCCCCGCTGTGGGAACGTGACGCGCTGAAGAACATCACGTCGATGGGGGCCTGGCGGGTCACCGACCGCACGGTCTCCCTGCTCGGCGCGCAGGGCTACGAGAGCGCCCGCGGCAAGGCGGCCCGCGGCGTGCCGGACCTGCCCGCCGAACAGGCCCAGCGCGACGTGCGCGGCCTGCGCATCGGCGGCGGCGTCGACTTCAACCTCGACCGGGTCCTGGCGGCCCGGCTGCTCGCCACGTACTACCGCGGCGAGCAGCCGGGCGCGACCGGGCCCGTCACGCCCGTCACGCCCGGCGCCACGGCCCTGTCGGCCGCCAACCAGGGCCACCTCGCACAGGTCGAGCGCGACGTGCGCCGCCTCGCCGACGCCTGCCGTGCCCTCACCGCCACACTGCCGCCCGCCGAGCTCCTCGCCCGCCAAGAGACGCTGATCACCGTCAACCGGATCGTCACCGAGCTGTTCAGCCAGGCGGTCGTGCTGGCCCGCACCGCGCACACCGCGTCGGCCGACACGGCGGCACCGCTGGCCCAGGACCTCGCCGACGTCCACTGCGACGCCTCCCAGGAGCGCCTGGCAGGGCTGTGGGACCGGCTCGCACGCGACGTACCGGCCGCATATCCGCGCCTGGCGCAGGCCTGGATGGACGGCGAGAGCGCCGGCCTGCTCCACATCTGA
- a CDS encoding alpha/beta fold hydrolase — protein MNLTTSPWLVRRRKRPEAPLRLYCFPHSGGSPGEYVRWSDALDDVEVWGIQAPGRGSRVTEQPATSVQEFVDGLLDTTEFTAPFVFFGHSLGGLTAFETARALRAAGRPMPEHLVLSAYPAPHLDHPRTPLHTLGDDELLDAVDRRYGGLPEALRDDPELVRLVLPAYRADFTIFETYRHETQRPLDVPITVLGGSDDIATPLLPEWRRHTTARFELRLLPGGHFYLRDRPEEFMHELRRTICP, from the coding sequence ATGAACCTCACCACCTCACCCTGGCTGGTGCGCCGCCGCAAACGGCCCGAAGCGCCACTGCGCCTGTACTGCTTCCCGCACAGCGGCGGCTCGCCCGGCGAATACGTGCGCTGGTCCGACGCGCTGGACGACGTGGAGGTCTGGGGCATCCAGGCACCCGGCCGCGGGTCCCGCGTCACCGAGCAACCGGCCACCTCCGTCCAGGAGTTCGTCGACGGGCTCTTGGACACGACCGAGTTCACGGCCCCGTTCGTCTTCTTCGGGCACAGCCTCGGCGGACTCACCGCGTTCGAGACGGCCCGCGCCCTGCGCGCCGCGGGCAGGCCGATGCCCGAGCACCTCGTCCTGTCCGCCTACCCCGCACCCCACCTCGACCACCCGCGCACCCCGCTGCACACCCTCGGGGACGACGAACTCCTCGACGCCGTCGACCGGCGCTACGGAGGACTGCCCGAGGCCCTGCGGGACGACCCCGAACTCGTACGCCTGGTACTGCCCGCCTACCGCGCAGACTTCACGATCTTCGAGACGTACCGGCACGAGACCCAGCGGCCCCTCGACGTCCCGATCACCGTGCTCGGCGGGAGCGACGACATCGCCACGCCCCTGCTGCCCGAGTGGCGAAGGCACACCACCGCACGGTTCGAGCTGCGGCTCCTGCCCGGTGGTCACTTCTACCTCCGTGACCGGCCGGAGGAGTTCATGCACGAACTACGGAGAACGATATGCCCCTGA